The Lysinibacillus timonensis nucleotide sequence TAGGTAGACATATAGTAGCTAACGGTTTGTCTGCATATTGGGCATTTCAAGCATGGGGAAATCAGCCTGAAATTTTCCGTAAGGACTTTATCAATCTGATGGAAAGTTATTTTGAGCATTTGCGAAATGGCCAAGTAATGGTTCATCATGAAAGATGGGTCAAAATGTTATGGGGACATCATCCATGGCATTTCACGACACCAACAAGCACTAGCGCATTATTTCTCGATACCCGAACCAAACGAGAGTATGGCCAAGCAAAAAACGAGGGGCAACAGTTAGGCGATGTGAGTCCTCCTCAGCTTATAAATACATTCGAATTGGAAGCATTAAGAAAACAATTAAAAAACAGTGGTTGGAAAAAGGGAACACCATTAATGATTATATCACCAACACCAATCATTGGGTTCGAATTAGTAGAGACAATCGTATCTCAGTTCGTTCCGCCATTACAAATGCTGGGTGTTCATGTTCAAACGATTTTTGATATGGAAGCTTGGAGATACAATGGTAAGGGACTAACGAACATACTTGAACAACTGGCAAGGTGGAAGCCGGATCCATGCATCATTCTATCAGGTGATGTCCATTATAGTTTTTCGGTTAGTTCTTCTGTTTCTTTTGCTAATGGTCGAACTCTAAAGGTGAAGCAAATTACTTCAAGCCCCATTAAAAATATGAGCTTTCATAGCATAGGAAAACTTGTGAAAGCAGCAGCAACCTTTGATCGGTTATTTCAGGAAGATCCTAAGATTTACCGCTACTGTGACAATTCATTTCAAATTCAAAATGTTAATAAAGACCAACTACCTAATAAAAAGTATTTGTGGAAGGATCAATTAAGCTATGATTTCGTTGACCGGTATTCCATTATAGAAACTGAAAACACATTAAGTTATCTAGCAATCACTAAAAATAATATAGAAAACCAATTTTTAAAGGCGCCTGAATCAGTTCATAATAGCGAACTTGAAAATAAGGGTAGCGAGAAATAATTTTTTTTATGGGATACTTAAAGATTTATAGAATTAACTGATAAAAAAGGAGAAAGCGATGAATTCTAAACGCTTTCTCCTTTATTTGAAACTTTCATTAGCCTCTATTTAATAGAGGTACTTTTTTTAATACCACACAAACTGGAATGGCAATAATAAGTCCTAAAATATTTTGTACTAAATCGCCAGGAATCGAAGCCATTGGCGCTATCCAGTTACCATATAAAATGCCTTCACCTACGTAATAAACAGCGATCATAAAAGGCATAGATACAATCATCCCAATTAAGTTAAGGGCTATGCTATTACCAGTGCGGCCGCTAGACCACGCAATTTTCCCGACAATAAAACCTTGTAACCCACGTGCCACAAACGTAATCGGTGCCCACAACGTCCAGCCTCCAACAATGTCAAATAATGCCATTCCGACAGAACCAGCGATTGCTCCTTTTTTAGGTCCGAATAAAATAGACGCAATAAAAAGCATTGCTGTACCAAGGTGGACAAGACCACCATTAGCGGATATCGGTAGTTTAATGTTTAAAAATACAGTAGAAACGAAAACAAGAGCAATCAATAATGCCGTAATAATTAAATCAAAAGTTTTATTGCGTGTTGCTGAATAACTCTGCATTTGTTGCATAATATAACCAACCTTCCTTTTAATACAGTGAATTTAACGTTAACAATATCAAAACGCTGACTTCAGTTAAAGTGTCAATATTTGATAAAATAACAAGGTCAGTTTGTATAGCAATTTAACAGATGAACAAGAATGGGATAAACTTATTTGAATACAGAGGTGCCTAAGTAGGTAAATTACCATTTAAACATGGAATCCAAAAGGCATCATTTTCGTTATAAATTATGATGATTTATAATCGAGAGACGAACAATGTTATAGAAATGGAAGGGGCTGTTTAACTATCACTACAACATGAAGAAATATTAAAAGAAGATTTCTACGATGAAAGTGAAGGTTTTCTAGGAATTAACAATGGCTGGCCGGCGATCTTGAGTAATCTTAAAAATTTTTAGAAACAGGAGAAACCTTGCCTCCGTTACATATTTAATCGTGTAGTTTGAATTTATAGAATTCTATTATGCTTATTTTCACTAATGAAATGATGGTTCGAAAATAAGTCCTATAAAACGTCAAAAGTTTATATAATATTATTTATGTGCAAATAGGGGGCGTAGAGAGTATCACAACTTACTATAAATACGGAGGGGAATTATGGAATTTATTCATAACCAACTTGTAGGATATGGAGTGGGCGATACATGGGCTGACTATCTTTCTGTAACAATCATGATTGCGGCTATAGCAATTATTTGTATCATAGCAAATTTTATTACGAAAAAAGTGGTCATTCGATTTATTACTCATATCGTAAACAATAACAAATATAAATGGGATAAAATACTCTTGGAACGGAAGGTATTTCACAAATTATCTCATATTGTGCCTGCGGTTATTATTCATTACTTTGCTTCAACCTTTCCAAGCTATCAACATTTAATTGAGAAGTTATCCGTTACATATATCATTATTATCATGTTGAGTGTAATGAATAGCTTATTAAGTGCCATTAACGATATATATCAAACATATGAAATATCGAAGGTTAAGCCAATAAAAGGATACATTCAAGTAGCAAAAATAATCCTTTTCATCCTAGGCAGTATTATAATTATTGCTCATTTAATTGGGGAGAGCCCAATCCTTCTTCTAAGTGGTATAGGAGCATTATCAGCAGTATTCATGTTAGTTTTTAGAGATTCAATTCTAGGACTCGTTGCAGGTATACAGTTAACAGCCAACGATATGGTACGCGTCGGTGATTGGATAGAAATGCCGAAGTATGGTGCAAATGGAGATGTAATTGATATCTCTTTAAATACAGTAAAGGTACAAAATTTCGATCGCACCATTACAACGATCCCAAGCTATGCACTCATTTCCGATTCATTTATTAACTGGCGAGGAATGCAAGCTTCAGGAGGACGCAGGTTAAAACGGTCTTTGTTAATTGATACAACGAGTATTCAATTCTGTTCGGATGAAATGATTGAGAAGTGTAAAAATATCCATTATCTAAGAGATTATATTGTAGAGAGAGAACTAGAAATATCCGAGTACAATACGAAAAATAATATTAACCGAAGTAATGTAGTCAATGGTCGGGCTCTTACAAACATTGGAGTCTTTAGAGCGTATATAACTAATTACCTTCAACATCATCCAGGAATCCAAAAGGAATCCACTTTAATGGTTCGTCAGTTATCACCAAGTGAACATGGATTGCCTTTAGAGATTTATGCCTTTACAAATGATGTAAGGTGGGCAATGTTCGAATCAATTCAAGCAGACATTTTTGATCATCTTTTTGCAATAGCGCAAGAGTTCGAACTTCGTATATTCCAAAACCCTACAGGAAATGATTTGAAAATAGCTCGTTATGAATACATATCAGAATAAACTCTATAAAAATGTGGGGGCATTGGAATTTGACCTATAATATAGATGTAAAACGTTTGTTATGCTTAAATAAGGAATGATATATTCATAAACTGTGATAAAATAATTAAAAGTAATTAAACAAACAAGAAAATGCGGGTGTTAGGGTGAAAAGATCAAATTTTTTTAAAGAATTATGGGGATGGCTTGTTTCAATTGTCATTGCATTTGTATGTATCTGGTTAGTTCGAGAATTCCTATTTACACCTGTTGCAGTGGATGGTGCATCTATGATGCCTACATTTGAAGATGGAGATCGAGTCATTGTAAATAGGATTGGGCCTAGAATGATGGGTTACGATCATTTCGATGTCATCGTTTTCGAAGCTAAAAAGGATACGAATTATATAAAACGTGTAATCGGTCTTCCAGGTGATACAATTGAATATAAAAATGATGTACTTTATATTAACGGTGAAAAATACGAGGAGCCGTATTTGGATGAATACAAAAGTATGTTAGGTGAGAACGAAACATTGACGGAAGATTTCAAAATGGAAGAGTATTTAGGTGAAACTGAGGTACCTGAAGGAACTTTATTCGTTTTAGGTGATAACCGTCAATATAGTAGTGATAGTCGTGATCCTCGAGTTGGCTTTGTACCAATGGATAAAGTACTAGGTAAAGCAGGATTGGTATTCTGGCCGTTTGATAACATTGGTATTAAGTAATGATTAAGTAATGATGATTTATGTGGAAAAATAACAATTGAAAAATTTTTAATAAAAACAGGTTAATCTTACTCAAATTAACCTGTTTTTATTATCTCCGCATGTACAAAAAAATGATTACTTAGTAGCAATGTGAATTTCAATTTCTCCATTAGGGTAATACTTTTCAAAATCATATGAGTATGCTCTTTCAAGTAAACCTGATTCTTCTAGTTCCCATATTTGGCCCCAAGTTTTAATGATGCCTTGCTCGTCCGTATGGTCTACGTTAAATACCTCATATTTCGTGTCATTAGATAAATATATGATTGATGCACTATTATTCTCTTCAATAGCAACACTTAAAGAGTAGTCCCCTTTATAGTTACTATCGTAATCGTAGTAAACGCCATATACTGCCTCCTGATAGTTAACTAATTTACGTGAAGCTTCTTCCCATAAACTTTTGATTTTCCCCATCATTTGCTCATCATTAAAATTATTTGTTCTAATGCTGTTGATGATATATAGGTTCATTTTCATTCTTCCTTTCAGATCAATTCTCTTATTTTGAAGCGGAATTCCAATAAACAGAACGAATGTTCTTTTTTATTATTATGGTATATATGTTATTTCCTGTCAATGGTTAAATAAAATTTTACTGTGCACTAGCTATCATAGAATAGCTCCAATACTTTGCTGAAAATTGCTCCTAGTCGACCAAACAACTCAAATTATTTAACCTAAAGATAAACTAAGAAATGTTAATCAAATTAATAATTAATGCACTTTTTTTGTTGGGAAAGACGAACTCGATTTGACTATAATATATTTCAAAGTGACAATAATAGTTTTATATTTGACAAATATACTTGTCAATATGAAATGTTTTGTTTACAATGGATACATGAGAGGAGTTGCTTACATGAAAAGTCGCTTGAAAGAACTTCGGGCTCGGGATGGTTTAAATCAAACCCAACTTGCAAAGCTTGCAAAGGTTTCAAGACAAACGGTTAGTTTAATTGAAAGGGAAGAATTTATCCCATCATTATTAATTGCTGTTCGAATAGCTCGAATATTTAATGAACCTGTGGAAAATGTCTTTATTATCGAGGAGGATGATTTATAAATGAAAATATTGTTTCAACTTTTAATAGGTGCTCTTATTGGTTTTCTCGTCTCTTATGTTGCTTTAAATAATTTAGCTTTTGATCTAAGTCAATATAGCGAAATGATTGTTATTGGGATACTTGTGGCGATTCTTGTTTTACTAATACTGTGCATTGTTCTCTATACACAAATTAAAAAACTGTATAGTAGTGAAGTATTTGGTGATGAGGAAGATGAAGTGGATGCTGTCATGTATAAGAAATTTTCGGATTTTACATTGTTCGGCCAGTCTAGTATTGTTCTATCTTTGTTAGTCCTATGTATCTCGGTTATTATGGAAATTCAAATTGTCTACGTAGTGTTAGGAATGGTGTCTTTAATAGCCAGTTATTTATTAACATTACTTTCAGTTAATTTAATGAGATTTATTTACCCTGAACGAAATCTACCACCTCTTTCAGAAAAAAAATATGGTGAAAAACTGTTAGCTATTGCAGATGATGGAGAAAGACATGTCATGCTTATTGGATTATACAAATCGTATAACTTTGTAAGTATCGCTTTAGTTATTGCGATTTTATTTGCTACATTTTATTCAGTGTCATCTGGCAATTCACAACTATTTTCAATTATTGTGATGAGTATCGTATTATTATGTACACATGGGAAGTATTGCATTGCCATTCGTAATAAGTAGGAGATGATTTTCTTATATTAGAAAAGGGGGCTACCACCTACTCAATTATTAAAATTAAGATAAATTTTTGTAGTTTTATAAAAAAGATTGATCATTAGAAACAAAATTCAATTATAAAAAATAAAGATTGATAATTTATAATAAAGTTTGATTATAATCCTGTATTGAAATGCAGGATTTTTCTTATTCCACAATCGGGGCTATATTATGAGATAGAGTGGATGGATTCATCAATTAATGAGAGGTTCGGTACCACATTTTTAAGGACAACTATGAAAGTAAAATTAACGGAGATTTTCCGGTTAAATGCCGAATACATCTATATTCTGGGGTAAATAAGGGGGGATTTTCCGACTATGCAGAAGAAAATTCTCCATTTTCGCCATTTTCGAGTTGATAGGCGGAATTTCTCCGTCTATTTCAGTAATTTTTTATTCTATTTTTTAATTAAGCGGAAATTTTCCGGCTACTTTTTCCATTTAGAGCTTAACCTGTACACCTAAGTGTGAATACCCAGCTAATAGAACATCGCTATTCAGTATCGCGCACGATTCTTGAATATCATAGGTGGGAAATGGTCAAACTTTTTTTATAAAAATCTCATACTTATTTAAAAAGAGTAACTCCATTTTGATCAATCCTTTTTCAAGATGGAGTTTTTAAAGTTACCGAAAGATAAGGATTAAGGGATATTTTTTAATCAATTCTTATTCCAAAGCTACAATTCTGCGAAGGTCGCTTTAATAGTGAGATTCTTTTTTTATTGGTAGATTTTTTTGTCAACAACGTAAAAGAAAAACTCACTGTCATTTTCGGTTTCTATTAGTTTATTTTTTGCTTTAATGGTTCATCTTAAAGAAAATTTCAGTTTCATTGTTGACAACATACCTATAGGGGTATATGATGTGTATATCAACACGAATAAATACAAAACAGAAGGGGGCGGCGCACTTGAATTATGACGACAAAGTCAAAAATCGTATTAAGCGAATGGAAGGACAACTTCGTGGCATTCTGAAAATGATGGAAGAAGAAAAAGATTGTAGAGCAGTTATTACTCAACTTTCAGCAGTACGTTCAGGTGTCGATCGTGCAATAGGCGTTATTGTTAGTCAAAACCTGAAAGATTGTATTATGGATGCAAAAGATGAAGCAGCCATAAATGATTCAATTGAAGAAGCTGTTAATCTATTTGTAAAAAGTCGTTAAGCTCGACTTTTTATTTTTAAAGAAACAATACCCCTAGTGGTATAAGGAGGTAATGAAATGGAGATATGGATTTTTATTGCTCTTGTGATCATCTTTTTAATTTGGCGAATGAAGCCTGTTAGTGGTTTAAAATCAATATCAACTACAGAGTTAACAAATGTATTAAATGACAAAGAGAAAGTATTTGTTGATGTTCGTACACCAGGTGAGTATAAATCTCGTAGTATTCGTCAATTTAAAAATATTCCACTTGGTTCAGATCTATCGAAACTTCCAAAAGATAAAGAAATCGTTGTGATTTGTCAAAGTGGTATGAGAAGTATCCAAGCATGTAAGCAATTGAAGAAACTAGGTTATGAAAAAGTAACAAAC carries:
- the lepB gene encoding signal peptidase I, with protein sequence MKRSNFFKELWGWLVSIVIAFVCIWLVREFLFTPVAVDGASMMPTFEDGDRVIVNRIGPRMMGYDHFDVIVFEAKKDTNYIKRVIGLPGDTIEYKNDVLYINGEKYEEPYLDEYKSMLGENETLTEDFKMEEYLGETEVPEGTLFVLGDNRQYSSDSRDPRVGFVPMDKVLGKAGLVFWPFDNIGIK
- a CDS encoding helix-turn-helix transcriptional regulator — encoded protein: MKSRLKELRARDGLNQTQLAKLAKVSRQTVSLIEREEFIPSLLIAVRIARIFNEPVENVFIIEEDDL
- a CDS encoding mechanosensitive ion channel family protein, which codes for MEFIHNQLVGYGVGDTWADYLSVTIMIAAIAIICIIANFITKKVVIRFITHIVNNNKYKWDKILLERKVFHKLSHIVPAVIIHYFASTFPSYQHLIEKLSVTYIIIIMLSVMNSLLSAINDIYQTYEISKVKPIKGYIQVAKIILFILGSIIIIAHLIGESPILLLSGIGALSAVFMLVFRDSILGLVAGIQLTANDMVRVGDWIEMPKYGANGDVIDISLNTVKVQNFDRTITTIPSYALISDSFINWRGMQASGGRRLKRSLLIDTTSIQFCSDEMIEKCKNIHYLRDYIVERELEISEYNTKNNINRSNVVNGRALTNIGVFRAYITNYLQHHPGIQKESTLMVRQLSPSEHGLPLEIYAFTNDVRWAMFESIQADIFDHLFAIAQEFELRIFQNPTGNDLKIARYEYISE
- a CDS encoding DUF3169 family protein; translation: MKILFQLLIGALIGFLVSYVALNNLAFDLSQYSEMIVIGILVAILVLLILCIVLYTQIKKLYSSEVFGDEEDEVDAVMYKKFSDFTLFGQSSIVLSLLVLCISVIMEIQIVYVVLGMVSLIASYLLTLLSVNLMRFIYPERNLPPLSEKKYGEKLLAIADDGERHVMLIGLYKSYNFVSIALVIAILFATFYSVSSGNSQLFSIIVMSIVLLCTHGKYCIAIRNK
- a CDS encoding metal-sensitive transcriptional regulator, translated to MNYDDKVKNRIKRMEGQLRGILKMMEEEKDCRAVITQLSAVRSGVDRAIGVIVSQNLKDCIMDAKDEAAINDSIEEAVNLFVKSR
- a CDS encoding ECF transporter S component translates to MQQMQSYSATRNKTFDLIITALLIALVFVSTVFLNIKLPISANGGLVHLGTAMLFIASILFGPKKGAIAGSVGMALFDIVGGWTLWAPITFVARGLQGFIVGKIAWSSGRTGNSIALNLIGMIVSMPFMIAVYYVGEGILYGNWIAPMASIPGDLVQNILGLIIAIPVCVVLKKVPLLNRG
- a CDS encoding rhodanese-like domain-containing protein, with the translated sequence MEIWIFIALVIIFLIWRMKPVSGLKSISTTELTNVLNDKEKVFVDVRTPGEYKSRSIRQFKNIPLGSDLSKLPKDKEIVVICQSGMRSIQACKQLKKLGYEKVTNVRGGMSAWRG
- a CDS encoding GyrI-like domain-containing protein, translating into MNLYIINSIRTNNFNDEQMMGKIKSLWEEASRKLVNYQEAVYGVYYDYDSNYKGDYSLSVAIEENNSASIIYLSNDTKYEVFNVDHTDEQGIIKTWGQIWELEESGLLERAYSYDFEKYYPNGEIEIHIATK